One window of Neptuniibacter halophilus genomic DNA carries:
- a CDS encoding sulfhydrogenase subunit delta, whose amino-acid sequence MAKPTLAVHKFSSCDGCQLALLNMGPDLLALAEQLEIKHFAEAGIVNESAPVDIALVEGSVVTAADETRIREVRANSRYLISMGACATSGGIQALKNLAEDPSAWVGQLYPQTEFIDSLDRSHALKAYVRVDFELWGCPVNSRQVVAAAGQLLQGVSPVDNREKLCLECKRAGQVCTLVTRGEPCMGPVTRAGCGALCPAFGRACYGCYGEAELSNGDALQRRLEGLGLAPERAAARFRLIHPDQQQQDPLQLSGGDHDPA is encoded by the coding sequence ATGGCTAAACCTACTCTGGCGGTGCATAAATTCAGCTCTTGTGATGGTTGTCAGTTGGCGCTGTTGAATATGGGGCCTGATCTGCTGGCGCTGGCTGAACAGCTTGAGATTAAGCACTTTGCTGAAGCCGGAATCGTTAATGAGTCTGCCCCTGTTGATATTGCGCTGGTGGAAGGGAGTGTGGTCACAGCGGCGGATGAAACACGGATCAGAGAGGTGCGTGCCAACAGCCGATACCTGATCAGTATGGGAGCCTGTGCGACCTCGGGGGGGATTCAGGCGCTTAAAAATCTGGCGGAGGACCCTTCGGCCTGGGTCGGTCAGCTCTACCCGCAAACTGAGTTTATCGACTCTCTGGACCGCTCGCATGCGCTGAAGGCTTATGTCCGGGTCGATTTTGAACTCTGGGGCTGCCCGGTTAACAGCCGGCAGGTGGTCGCTGCGGCAGGACAGTTGCTGCAGGGAGTGAGCCCTGTGGATAACCGCGAAAAACTTTGTCTGGAGTGTAAGCGGGCAGGTCAGGTCTGTACGCTGGTCACCCGCGGTGAGCCCTGTATGGGGCCTGTGACCCGGGCGGGTTGCGGGGCGCTCTGTCCGGCCTTTGGTCGTGCCTGCTATGGTTGTTATGGCGAGGCTGAATTGAGCAACGGCGATGCATTGCAGCGCCGGCTGGAAGGGCTTGGGCTGGCACCAGAGCGAGCTGCAGCGCGGTTCCGGCTGATTCACCCGGATCAACAACAGCAAGATCCGCTTCAACTGTCGGGAGGTGACCATGACCCGGCGTAA
- a CDS encoding FAD/NAD(P)-binding protein, with protein MNSHVFAPMRATVLDNIRESEGIFTLRLQLSDPQHRASYQFMPGQFNMLYLYGVGEVPISIVSDPQDPGVIDHTIRSVGRVTRGLAKLEAGAEVGLRGPFGQGWPMALARNKDLLIVTGGLGCAPVVAAINFALKRKAYYETINIVQGVKHSDDLIWRRQYEAWQALEGVEVFLAADQSGPGWPFHTGLITELLGQVTVDLKNTLAMVCGPEGMMHAVAESLLQQGLSAYSLYLSMERNMQCAVGHCGHCQMGADFICKDGPVFAYPDIRDRLLLAGV; from the coding sequence ATGAACTCCCATGTTTTTGCGCCGATGCGTGCCACCGTACTGGACAATATCCGTGAGTCTGAGGGGATCTTTACGCTACGTCTGCAACTGAGTGATCCGCAGCACCGGGCCAGTTATCAGTTTATGCCGGGCCAGTTTAATATGCTCTACCTCTACGGCGTGGGGGAAGTGCCGATCTCGATCGTATCCGATCCGCAGGATCCGGGAGTGATCGATCATACGATTCGCAGTGTGGGCCGGGTGACGCGCGGGTTGGCCAAACTGGAAGCCGGGGCAGAGGTCGGGCTGCGTGGCCCTTTCGGACAGGGCTGGCCGATGGCGCTGGCACGGAATAAAGACCTGCTGATCGTGACCGGTGGTCTGGGGTGTGCGCCGGTCGTGGCGGCGATCAATTTTGCTCTCAAGCGCAAAGCCTATTACGAAACGATCAATATTGTGCAGGGTGTTAAGCACAGTGATGACCTGATCTGGCGGCGGCAGTATGAGGCGTGGCAGGCGCTGGAGGGGGTTGAAGTATTTCTTGCGGCGGATCAGTCGGGGCCCGGCTGGCCGTTTCATACCGGCTTGATCACTGAGCTGCTGGGGCAGGTCACGGTGGATCTGAAAAATACGCTGGCGATGGTGTGCGGCCCCGAGGGGATGATGCATGCGGTGGCGGAATCGTTGCTGCAGCAGGGGTTGTCAGCCTATTCGCTCTACCTGAGCATGGAGCGCAATATGCAGTGTGCAGTGGGCCATTGCGGGCATTGCCAGATGGGAGCGGATTTTATCTGTAAGGACGGTCCGGTGTTTGCGTACCCGGATATCCGTGACCGGTTGTTGCTGGCGGGAGTGTGA
- the fba gene encoding class II fructose-bisphosphate aldolase (catalyzes the reversible aldol condensation of dihydroxyacetonephosphate and glyceraldehyde 3-phosphate in the Calvin cycle, glycolysis, and/or gluconeogenesis), producing MALISMRQLLDHAAEFGYGIPAFNVNNVEQMRAIMEAASKTNSPVIVQASAGARKYAGSNFLRHMIEAAIAEFPHIPVCMHQDHGTSPAVCQRSIAMGFSSVMMDGSLMDDGKTPSSYEYNVDVTRRTVEMAHACGVSVEGELGCLGSLETGQAGEEDGIGADCTLSHDQMLTDPDEAADFVSKTGVDALAIACGTSHGAYKFTRPPTGDILAIDRIKAIHERIPDTHLVMHGSSSVPQEWLAVINQFGGEIPETYGVPVEQIVEGIKYGVRKVNIDTDLRLASTGAIRRFLAENPAEFDPRKYLKKSMDAMTEICIARYEAFGTAGNASKLTAISLEDMADQYESGALDPKIA from the coding sequence ATGGCTCTGATTTCCATGCGTCAGCTGCTGGATCACGCTGCAGAATTTGGCTACGGCATTCCGGCATTTAACGTGAACAACGTGGAACAGATGCGCGCGATTATGGAAGCGGCATCGAAAACCAACTCTCCGGTGATTGTTCAGGCATCTGCGGGTGCGCGCAAGTACGCGGGTTCCAACTTCCTGCGTCACATGATCGAAGCGGCAATTGCTGAATTCCCGCACATTCCGGTATGTATGCATCAGGACCACGGTACCTCACCGGCGGTTTGTCAGCGCTCTATTGCGATGGGTTTCTCCTCGGTAATGATGGATGGCTCGCTGATGGATGACGGCAAAACCCCGTCCAGCTACGAATACAACGTCGACGTAACCCGTCGTACCGTTGAGATGGCTCACGCCTGCGGTGTATCCGTTGAGGGTGAGCTGGGCTGCCTGGGTTCGCTGGAAACCGGTCAGGCGGGTGAAGAAGATGGTATCGGTGCAGACTGCACTCTGTCCCACGACCAGATGCTGACCGATCCGGACGAAGCGGCTGACTTTGTTTCCAAAACCGGTGTTGATGCGCTGGCAATTGCCTGCGGTACGTCACACGGTGCATACAAGTTTACCCGTCCACCGACTGGCGACATTCTGGCGATCGACCGTATTAAAGCGATCCACGAACGTATCCCGGATACTCATCTGGTTATGCACGGCTCCTCTTCTGTGCCTCAGGAGTGGCTGGCAGTGATCAACCAGTTCGGTGGTGAGATTCCGGAGACTTACGGTGTGCCGGTTGAGCAGATCGTTGAAGGTATCAAGTACGGTGTGCGCAAAGTGAACATCGACACCGACCTGCGTCTGGCTTCTACCGGTGCGATCCGCCGCTTCCTGGCCGAAAACCCGGCTGAGTTCGATCCGCGTAAATACCTGAAGAAATCGATGGATGCGATGACCGAGATCTGTATCGCCCGCTATGAAGCGTTTGGTACAGCAGGTAACGCCAGCAAACTGACAGCGATCTCGCTGGAAGATATGGCTGATCAGTACGAGTCCGGTGCTCTGGATCCGAAAATCGCCTGA
- a CDS encoding 4Fe-4S dicluster domain-containing protein — MSHTAPAFLAREDLNRLLQLLQGQGYRLCGPQVRDGTIVYDHLADTAALPRGWRDTQQPGHYRLQQHDSPRYFDWANGPQAIKPLTFPAREVLWEARRRESGELEFIVPDQALEKVAVIGVKACDLAALALQDQHFLQAEYQDPGYLARRKGLFLVGVNCSRAAATCFCVSTGDGPAIEQGYDLLLDELEEGFLIRSGSDSGAVLLAELPLEAALPGQIDAAEQQVQQVARSQQRRLMPVSPGSLMQQRQHPQWDDVADRCLACGNCTQVCPTCFCHHQQDLLQLSGEASEHQREWDSCFSESHGQLAGFQVRSTVKQRYQQWMTHKLDSWQEQYGRSGCTGCGRCMSWCPAAIDFVEEANKITGDG, encoded by the coding sequence ATGAGTCATACAGCACCTGCTTTTCTTGCGCGTGAAGATCTGAACCGGCTGCTGCAGTTATTGCAGGGGCAGGGCTACCGTCTTTGTGGCCCGCAGGTCCGTGACGGCACCATTGTTTATGACCACCTCGCTGACACTGCCGCTTTACCCCGGGGCTGGCGTGATACTCAACAGCCCGGTCACTATCGTCTGCAACAGCACGACTCCCCGCGTTATTTTGACTGGGCCAATGGGCCACAGGCGATCAAACCCCTGACCTTCCCCGCCCGTGAGGTGCTTTGGGAGGCGCGCCGCAGAGAAAGCGGTGAGCTGGAATTTATTGTCCCGGATCAGGCGCTGGAAAAGGTTGCGGTTATCGGTGTAAAAGCCTGTGATCTGGCTGCGCTGGCATTGCAGGATCAACACTTCTTACAGGCTGAATATCAGGATCCGGGCTATCTGGCGCGGCGCAAAGGGCTGTTTCTGGTCGGGGTTAACTGCAGCCGTGCAGCGGCGACCTGTTTTTGCGTTTCCACCGGCGATGGCCCGGCAATAGAGCAGGGCTATGATCTGCTTCTGGATGAGCTGGAGGAGGGGTTCCTGATCCGTTCGGGTTCAGACTCCGGTGCCGTGCTGCTGGCAGAGTTGCCATTAGAGGCAGCGCTGCCCGGGCAGATCGACGCAGCGGAACAGCAGGTGCAACAGGTTGCCCGATCTCAGCAGCGTCGCTTGATGCCTGTGTCGCCCGGCAGCTTGATGCAGCAACGCCAGCATCCGCAGTGGGACGATGTGGCAGATCGTTGTCTGGCCTGTGGTAACTGCACTCAGGTTTGCCCGACCTGTTTCTGCCATCACCAGCAGGACCTGCTGCAACTGTCTGGCGAAGCGAGTGAGCATCAGCGTGAATGGGATAGCTGTTTCTCTGAATCCCATGGGCAGTTGGCGGGTTTTCAGGTGCGCAGCACCGTTAAGCAGCGCTATCAGCAGTGGATGACGCATAAACTGGACAGTTGGCAGGAGCAGTACGGCCGTTCTGGCTGTACCGGCTGCGGCCGCTGTATGAGTTGGTGCCCGGCAGCGATTGATTTTGTCGAAGAAGCCAACAAAATCACGGGGGATGGCTGA